The bacterium genome includes a window with the following:
- a CDS encoding ABC transporter ATP-binding protein/permease, translating into MNNFLRILQFIKPYKKKVILTIGITIIITLFSLLIPLIVRYIVDEVIQKQEWSVFSAPIPWPILLILVLSILTAILSFPNNFIIVYLSRKVVFDIRLAMYKHIQKLSLRFYQENPTGKIMSKVMGDTHIVSNVFTHDTIQMLVDVASVIFALGIMIHLNWKLTLVLVGFLSLYILNYRHFLPKVRSKQSFLRFRMDQVSSSLVEVLSEQKTVKSFAQERRETRIFAHRLRNALDIGLQGVGYSATFSFFSSLVNGLGKSTIYCLGCYFVIKGGMTYGDVLALSAYASRIFMPALRFSEISNTMAITTISLRRIFEILNTPVEIKDVPEAVAVKKFQGEVRFKNVSFEYEEENPVIKNINLTIHAGKTIALVGETGCGKTTLASLLLRFYDVKSGSITIDGMDIRKIRLNCLHKRIGVVLQDSFIFNVTVRENISYGKKGISDKEMKEAARIAEIANFIESLPEGYETIIGVGGIKFSAGEKQRLAIARAIVTNPDILIMDEATSNLDTESERLIQRALGAVMAARTSLVIAHRLSTIVNADLIVVMNKGRIVESGSHKKLIMKKESIYHKLYEQQKAIAQAESKVLW; encoded by the coding sequence ATGAATAACTTTCTAAGAATTCTCCAGTTTATCAAGCCTTATAAAAAGAAAGTTATCCTTACTATTGGCATAACTATCATTATAACCCTGTTTAGCCTGCTTATCCCTCTAATTGTCAGATATATAGTAGACGAAGTAATTCAGAAGCAGGAGTGGAGCGTCTTTAGCGCCCCTATTCCCTGGCCTATTCTTCTTATTTTAGTTCTCTCCATTTTAACAGCCATTCTTTCCTTCCCTAATAATTTCATCATTGTTTATCTCAGCAGGAAGGTTGTTTTTGACATAAGACTGGCCATGTACAAGCATATCCAGAAACTTTCTCTCCGCTTTTATCAGGAGAATCCTACAGGTAAAATTATGTCTAAGGTTATGGGAGACACCCATATAGTCAGCAATGTTTTTACTCATGATACCATCCAGATGCTTGTAGATGTGGCCTCAGTCATCTTTGCCCTGGGAATAATGATTCACCTTAACTGGAAATTAACACTTGTCCTTGTAGGATTTCTTTCATTATACATTCTTAATTATCGCCACTTTCTACCCAAGGTAAGAAGCAAACAATCGTTTCTCAGATTCAGAATGGATCAGGTATCCAGCAGCTTGGTTGAAGTACTCAGCGAACAGAAGACAGTCAAATCCTTTGCCCAGGAAAGAAGAGAGACCAGGATCTTTGCACATCGCTTGCGTAACGCTCTGGATATTGGCTTGCAGGGAGTAGGTTACAGTGCAACTTTCTCTTTCTTCTCCAGCTTAGTAAATGGACTGGGAAAATCCACTATTTACTGTCTTGGATGTTATTTTGTAATCAAAGGAGGGATGACTTACGGGGATGTTCTTGCACTATCTGCTTATGCATCAAGGATTTTTATGCCTGCACTCAGATTTTCAGAAATTTCTAATACTATGGCAATAACTACAATATCCCTTCGCCGCATCTTTGAAATTCTGAATACACCTGTTGAGATTAAGGATGTCCCGGAGGCTGTTGCAGTCAAAAAATTCCAGGGAGAGGTGCGATTTAAGAATGTCTCCTTTGAATACGAAGAGGAGAATCCAGTGATCAAGAATATTAACCTCACTATCCATGCGGGTAAAACAATAGCTCTGGTAGGTGAAACCGGATGTGGCAAAACGACTCTAGCGTCACTGCTTCTTCGTTTCTATGATGTGAAATCAGGTAGCATCACTATTGATGGTATGGATATCAGAAAGATTCGTCTGAACTGCCTGCATAAAAGAATAGGGGTAGTGCTTCAGGATTCCTTTATATTCAATGTCACGGTAAGAGAAAATATTTCCTATGGGAAAAAAGGTATCTCAGACAAAGAAATGAAAGAGGCTGCACGTATCGCAGAGATTGCCAATTTTATAGAGAGTCTCCCTGAAGGATATGAAACTATTATCGGTGTAGGCGGGATAAAATTCTCTGCCGGAGAAAAACAACGATTAGCCATTGCCCGGGCCATCGTGACTAACCCTGATATTCTCATTATGGATGAAGCGACATCCAATCTTGATACTGAGTCAGAAAGGCTTATTCAACGTGCTCTTGGGGCAGTCATGGCTGCTCGTACTTCTCTGGTAATAGCTCATCGGCTCTCCACCATTGTTAATGCCGACCTTATCGTTGTTATGAACAAGGGAAGGATAGTGGAGAGTGGTTCTCATAAGAAACTGATAATGA